The Algoriphagus sanaruensis genome window below encodes:
- the glyA gene encoding serine hydroxymethyltransferase encodes MKRDSLVFDLIAKEEDRQKRGIELIASENFTSKQVMEAAGSVLTNKYAEGLPGKRYYGGCEVVDHIEQLAIDRAKQLFGATWANVQPHSGAQANAAVMLACLKPGDAILGFDLAHGGHLTHGSPVNFSGKLYQPHFYGVEEETGMIDYDKVEEKALAVQPKMIICGASAYSRDWDYERLRAIADEVGAILLADISHPSGLIARGLLNDPLEHCHIVTTTTHKTLRGPRGGLIMMREDFDNPWGLTTPKGEIRKMSSLLDMGVFPGTQGGPLEHIIAAKAVAFEEALSDEYMEYVLQVKKNASVMAEEFVSRGYQIISGGTDNHLMLIDLRNKDLTGKLAEETLGKVDITINKNMVPFDTKSPFVTSGMRVGTAAVTTRGLKEDDMRKIVDLIDRSLQNHSNDTALAEIKEEVNSWMIQFPLY; translated from the coding sequence ATGAAAAGAGATTCGCTCGTTTTCGATCTTATTGCCAAAGAAGAAGACAGACAGAAAAGAGGCATTGAGTTAATTGCTTCCGAAAATTTCACCTCCAAGCAAGTCATGGAGGCTGCTGGTAGTGTGCTGACCAATAAATATGCAGAAGGACTCCCTGGAAAAAGATATTATGGAGGATGCGAAGTAGTCGACCATATCGAGCAATTGGCTATTGATCGAGCAAAACAACTTTTCGGTGCGACCTGGGCAAACGTTCAGCCTCACTCTGGAGCTCAAGCAAATGCCGCAGTAATGTTGGCCTGCCTCAAGCCTGGAGATGCTATTTTGGGTTTTGACTTGGCTCATGGAGGTCACTTGACGCATGGTTCCCCGGTCAATTTCTCTGGTAAACTTTATCAACCTCATTTTTACGGGGTAGAAGAAGAAACGGGAATGATCGATTATGATAAGGTGGAAGAAAAAGCTTTGGCTGTTCAACCTAAGATGATCATTTGCGGGGCTTCTGCCTATTCTAGAGATTGGGATTACGAGCGATTGAGAGCGATTGCAGATGAGGTAGGAGCGATCCTTCTTGCAGATATTTCCCATCCATCTGGCTTGATTGCAAGAGGCTTACTTAATGATCCATTGGAGCATTGCCATATTGTAACTACTACTACTCACAAAACGCTAAGAGGTCCTCGAGGAGGATTGATTATGATGCGTGAGGATTTTGATAATCCTTGGGGCCTTACTACTCCAAAAGGAGAAATCCGAAAAATGTCTTCTTTGTTAGATATGGGAGTATTTCCAGGAACACAAGGTGGTCCATTGGAGCATATCATTGCAGCCAAAGCTGTGGCTTTTGAAGAGGCGCTTTCTGACGAATACATGGAATATGTGCTTCAAGTGAAAAAGAATGCATCCGTGATGGCAGAAGAGTTCGTATCTCGTGGATATCAAATCATCTCCGGAGGAACTGACAATCACTTGATGCTAATTGACCTGAGAAACAAAGACCTTACAGGAAAGCTTGCCGAAGAAACGTTAGGCAAAGTGGATATTACGATCAATAAAAACATGGTGCCTTTTGACACCAAATCTCCTTTTGTGACCTCAGGTATGCGTGTAGGAACAGCGGCTGTTACTACACGTGGCTTGAAAGAGGATGATATGAGAAAAATTGTCGATTTGATAGATCGATCTTTACAAAATCATTCCAACGATACCGCCCTTGCTGAAATCAAGGAAGAGGTCAATTCTTGGATGATTCAGTTTCCATTGTACTAA
- a CDS encoding UDP-glucuronosyltransferase, with translation MADFKFRPDSYFSEEHNSVLLVKLHFPESTWGEQISIYAHFQEGKITFEAVDFYGNDYLLYPSFSWEPLTLEDVIYLIEGMQLNQDEIDGAMPLVLDGIPEVESDFYPQLQGYFSEKRKNFGLD, from the coding sequence ATGGCCGATTTCAAGTTCAGACCTGATTCTTATTTTTCTGAGGAGCATAATTCTGTCCTGCTTGTTAAACTTCATTTTCCAGAGAGTACCTGGGGAGAGCAGATTAGCATTTATGCCCACTTTCAGGAAGGGAAAATAACTTTTGAAGCCGTTGATTTTTATGGGAATGACTACCTGCTGTACCCAAGTTTCAGTTGGGAGCCTCTGACTTTAGAAGACGTCATTTATTTAATTGAAGGGATGCAACTCAATCAGGATGAAATTGACGGGGCTATGCCCTTAGTCCTGGATGGTATTCCCGAGGTGGAAAGTGATTTTTACCCTCAACTTCAAGGGTATTTTAGCGAGAAGCGGAAAAATTTTGGCTTAGATTAA
- a CDS encoding AEC family transporter: MTGAVVAIACLFLGILLRSLPKFPEELAAKWVQEYLIRIVLPALALLYIPAIKPSWDLLIPISVAWFTFLLSWAVFGFLGKWLNWGKNVTGCLIIVAGLANTSFLGFPVIEGLYGKEGLPIALLIDQGGSFLLVSSLSILVGSLYGNHSESLTQVPLKIIKFPPFGFLIGALLMSLMDIPTPEWLIPFLTLIGKTMPPMALLVIGLRFSADMKLISSRFFWYGLTYRLIFAPAMVWLIYREFLDPKSLEFKVSVLESGMAPMITGSIIAIQFGLQPKLATLLSGLGMPISGISLAIFYLLLG, translated from the coding sequence ATGACTGGAGCCGTTGTTGCGATTGCATGCTTATTTCTCGGGATTCTCCTTCGGAGTTTACCAAAATTCCCTGAGGAACTCGCAGCCAAATGGGTTCAGGAATATTTGATTCGAATTGTTTTGCCGGCCTTGGCGCTCTTGTATATTCCGGCTATTAAGCCCAGCTGGGATTTACTAATCCCCATTTCTGTAGCCTGGTTTACTTTTTTACTTTCGTGGGCGGTTTTTGGCTTTTTGGGAAAATGGTTGAATTGGGGGAAAAATGTAACCGGTTGCCTAATAATTGTGGCTGGCCTTGCTAATACCTCATTTTTGGGTTTTCCTGTAATCGAAGGACTTTATGGAAAGGAAGGCCTTCCCATAGCATTGTTGATAGATCAAGGGGGGTCGTTTCTTTTGGTCTCCTCCTTGTCCATTTTGGTGGGATCTCTGTATGGCAATCATAGTGAAAGTTTAACCCAGGTTCCTTTAAAAATCATCAAGTTCCCTCCCTTTGGATTTCTAATTGGAGCATTGCTGATGAGTCTGATGGACATTCCAACTCCAGAATGGCTCATTCCCTTCTTAACATTGATCGGAAAGACTATGCCTCCGATGGCGCTATTGGTGATAGGCCTGAGGTTTTCCGCCGACATGAAACTGATTTCGTCTCGATTCTTTTGGTATGGTTTAACTTACCGACTGATTTTTGCCCCGGCGATGGTTTGGTTGATTTACAGGGAATTTTTAGACCCCAAAAGCCTTGAATTCAAAGTTTCGGTTCTAGAAAGCGGAATGGCGCCGATGATCACAGGTTCCATTATTGCTATCCAATTTGGACTTCAACCCAAACTTGCCACTTTATTATCAGGATTAGGAATGCCTATTTCGGGGATTTCACTGGCAATCTTCTACCTATTGCTAGGTTGA
- a CDS encoding inositol monophosphatase family protein, which translates to MLTQSQLKLILEQTQEVAKEVGAFIRKERVHFDVSHIEHKGFNDLVSYVDKEAERLIVEKLSKILPEAGFITEEGTSEAKGEKYHWVIDPLDGTTNFIHGIPVFAVSIGLMEDDNVILGVVYEINRHECFYAVKGGGAYCNDTRIHVSEALNLSASLISTGFPYYNFELIDRYLNSMKSLMQKTHGLRRMGSAAVDLCYVAAGRTEGFFEYNLNSYDVAAGTIIVQEAGGKVTDFQGGTDFIFGRKIVASNGKIHQEFSDVLREFWG; encoded by the coding sequence ATGCTGACGCAATCTCAACTAAAACTCATCCTCGAACAAACCCAAGAAGTAGCCAAAGAAGTAGGAGCCTTTATTCGGAAGGAGCGCGTTCATTTTGATGTTTCTCATATAGAACACAAAGGATTTAATGATTTGGTATCCTATGTAGACAAAGAGGCAGAGCGGTTGATTGTTGAAAAATTAAGCAAGATTCTTCCAGAAGCGGGTTTTATTACCGAGGAGGGAACTAGTGAGGCAAAAGGCGAAAAGTACCATTGGGTGATAGACCCATTGGACGGAACTACCAATTTTATTCATGGAATTCCTGTTTTTGCGGTTAGTATTGGACTGATGGAGGATGATAATGTTATTTTGGGTGTAGTCTATGAAATTAATCGTCATGAATGTTTTTACGCGGTCAAAGGTGGTGGCGCTTATTGCAATGACACTCGAATCCATGTTAGTGAAGCCCTCAATCTTTCTGCATCTTTAATTTCTACAGGTTTTCCCTATTATAATTTTGAATTAATCGATCGGTACTTGAATTCCATGAAGTCTTTGATGCAAAAAACTCATGGATTGAGGAGAATGGGGTCTGCGGCAGTTGACTTATGTTATGTGGCTGCAGGTCGTACGGAAGGATTTTTTGAATATAATCTCAATTCTTATGATGTGGCTGCAGGAACAATTATTGTTCAAGAAGCTGGAGGAAAAGTAACGGATTTTCAAGGCGGAACAGATTTTATTTTTGGCCGAAAAATCGTAGCCAGTAATGGGAAAATCCACCAAGAATTTTCAGATGTTTTGAGGGAGTTTTGGGGTTAA
- the rsmI gene encoding 16S rRNA (cytidine(1402)-2'-O)-methyltransferase, whose product MSESKINLYLVPTPIGNLKDITLRALDVLKSVDVILAEDTRTSGILLKHLEISKPLQSYHIFNEHKAVEKLIERMKKGEVFALVSDAGTPAISDPGFLLVREVLSAEMEVQCLPGPTAFVPALVNSGLPNDRFVFEGFLPHKKGRKTRLDSLTEESRTMIFYESPHRLLKTLEQLAEVFGPDRQASVSRELTKLHEENVRGTLAQLQVYYQENPLKGEIVLVVAGKPEQKESREEKMEKKRASWNKS is encoded by the coding sequence ATGAGTGAATCAAAAATCAATTTGTATTTAGTTCCAACCCCAATCGGGAATCTGAAGGATATTACGCTTAGAGCATTGGATGTGCTCAAAAGTGTAGATGTGATTTTGGCGGAGGACACCCGAACTTCAGGGATCTTATTGAAACATCTCGAAATTTCTAAACCTCTCCAGAGCTATCATATTTTCAATGAGCATAAAGCAGTTGAAAAATTAATTGAGCGGATGAAAAAGGGGGAAGTCTTTGCTCTTGTGAGTGATGCAGGGACACCGGCTATTTCGGATCCTGGCTTCTTGCTTGTTCGTGAGGTTTTGTCAGCGGAAATGGAGGTTCAATGTCTTCCTGGTCCCACTGCCTTTGTCCCTGCTTTGGTGAATAGTGGGCTACCCAATGATCGATTTGTTTTTGAAGGGTTTTTACCACACAAAAAAGGAAGAAAAACCAGATTGGATTCCTTGACTGAAGAATCCCGGACCATGATTTTTTATGAATCTCCACATCGTCTATTAAAGACGCTTGAGCAATTGGCAGAAGTTTTTGGTCCGGATAGACAAGCCTCAGTGTCTCGGGAGCTGACCAAGCTACACGAGGAAAATGTGCGAGGTACTTTGGCACAACTTCAGGTCTATTACCAGGAAAATCCACTTAAGGGGGAGATTGTCCTAGTGGTGGCAGGAAAGCCCGAACAAAAGGAGTCGAGGGAGGAGAAAATGGAAAAGAAGCGCGCCTCTTGGAATAAATCCTAA
- a CDS encoding 4a-hydroxytetrahydrobiopterin dehydratase: MWTEENNRLRRTFVFKDFQEAFAFMTRVAFLAEAQNHHPNWSNVYNQVTIELTTHDAGNIVTEKDRKLAQSIDQLIP; encoded by the coding sequence ATGTGGACAGAAGAAAATAATCGATTAAGAAGAACCTTTGTATTTAAGGACTTTCAGGAAGCGTTTGCCTTTATGACTCGAGTGGCTTTTTTGGCAGAGGCCCAAAATCACCATCCAAACTGGTCTAATGTCTACAACCAAGTGACCATTGAATTGACCACCCATGATGCTGGTAATATCGTTACTGAAAAGGATCGGAAATTGGCTCAGTCTATCGACCAATTAATCCCATGA